From the genome of Streptomyces sp. NBC_01304:
CGCATCGTGCCCGTCATGCGCATCAGCCTAGGAAGTCGGGTCCGGGGCGGCAGGTGCACGGGTCAATGCGCGGTGGCGTACCCCATCTCCCAGGCGCGGACGGCGATGCCGACCCGGTTGCGTACGCCGAACTTGCGCTGAATGCTCGCGACATGCGTCTTGACGGTGCCCGGCGAAATGAACATCTCGCCCGCGATGTCGGCGTTGGTCAGGCCTTCGGCCACCTTGGCGGCGATCTCGATCTCCCGCTTGGTGAGCGGCTCGACCATCGCCGGCCGGCCCGAACCCGCGCCCGAACCCGCGCCGGAGGCAGCGCCGTTGCCGGTGACGTGGCGCAGCAGCCGGACCGTGATCGAGGGACTGATCAGGCTGTCCCCCGCCATGGCCGCCCGGACCGCCTCCACGAGGAGCGCGGGCCCCGAGCGCTTGAGCAGGA
Proteins encoded in this window:
- a CDS encoding response regulator transcription factor — translated: MTIRVLMVDDQEMVRRAMRRILESQADIEVIGEAADGVAALEQARLLRPDVALMDVRMPRMDGLEVTRSLLAPGSGLATKVVIVTTFDLDEYVYPALRYGASGFLLKRSGPALLVEAVRAAMAGDSLISPSITVRLLRHVTGNGAASGAGSGAGSGRPAMVEPLTKREIEIAAKVAEGLTNADIAGEMFISPGTVKTHVASIQRKFGVRNRVGIAVRAWEMGYATAH